One genomic window of Polyodon spathula isolate WHYD16114869_AA chromosome 8, ASM1765450v1, whole genome shotgun sequence includes the following:
- the LOC121319362 gene encoding cadherin-like protein 26 has translation MTGTGTLIIHLTDVNDCVPYLLTPHIDMCANETASMTKLAAQDDDEDPYSGPFSFNLLEKESLKGKWRLDPTHGYTVNLIKGEKVYSGIYILHLEISDRQGVSSKHNLTVTVCDCPTSAPVNCGTRRLGSSTTGASAVGSLFAALFLMLGVFCFALFFSCAPKTIETHDVGDCTMLPYHFEHPGSDCKLDQLVSKEPAKMIQNGSSAQEQEASIVGFPISNGSSRLKKLYYSAGHEQWRTEGSKMHMLSADRRGRWKQHTVSDNSMGYLTLSTVNRTTSARSSFAWKKNYAFNRNGVLNSMIRQRVDSLYSGQDDCLEYNPHPYADEGEEPEMLHLDVISIPDSEFSPDQLLDLGPRFKTLACICNPQAN, from the exons ATGACTGGAACAGGTACTTTGATCATCCACCTAACTGATGTCAACGACTGTGTCCCCTATCTGCTCACCCCTCACATAGACATGTGTGCGAACGAGACGGCCTCGATGACCAAGCTGGCTGCTCAGGACGATGATGAGGACCCCTACTCTGGACCGTTCAGCTTCAACCTGCTGGAAAAGGAAAGCCTGAAGGGGAAGTGGAGACTGGATCCCACCCACG GTTACACTGTGAATCTCATCAAAGGAGAAAAAGTTTACAGTGGAATTTACATCTTGCATTTGGAAATTAGTGACCGGCAAGGTGTGTCATCGAAACACAACCTGACAGTGACCGTGTGCGACTGCCCAACTTCGGCTCCGGTCAACTGTGGAACAAGGAGACTGGGCAGTTCGACAACGGGAGCCAGTGCCGTTGGGAGCTTGTTTGCGGCCCTGTTTTTAATGTTGG gtgtgttttgttttgcactaTTTTTTTCATGTGCTCCCAAAACAATAGAGACACATGATGTTGGTGATTGCACCATGTTGCCATACCATTTCGAGCATCCTGGCTCTGATTGCAAG ttAGATCAACTGGTTTCTAag GAACCAGCAAAAATGATTCAAAATGGGAGTAGTGCACAAGAACAAGAGGCGTCCATTGTGGGTTTTCcg aTTTCAAATGGATCAAGTAGACTTAAGAAGCTGTATTACAGTGCAGGTCATGAGCAGTGGAGGACAGAAGGCAGCAAGATGCACatg ctcagcGCTGACAGACGTGGAAGATGGAAACAGCACACAGTCAGTGACAATTCCATGGGTTATCTG ACACTATCTACAGTGAACAGAACAACATCAGCAAGATCATCATTTGCATGgaaaaaaaattatgcatttaaCAGAAATGGAGTTCTGAATTCTATGATAAGACAG AGAGTTGATTCATTATACTCTGGTCAAGATGACTGCCTCGAGTATAATCCTCACCCATATGCCGATGAAGGAGAAGAACCTGAAATGCTGCATCTTGATGTCATTTCCATTCCTGACAGCGAGTTCTCACCTGATCAGCTGCTAGACCTGGGGCCCAGGTTTAAAACCCTGGCATGCATTTGCAACCCTCAAGCTAACTAG
- the LOC121320185 gene encoding histamine H3 receptor-like — MDSSHGYQMNRSDAFGKPGHLFSCPYSALWAIIICFLIALLVVATVLGNALVMLAFVVDTSLRTQNNFFLLNLAISDFLVGAFCMPLYIPYVLTGKWIFGKTLCKLWLVMDYLLCTSSVFNIVLVSYDRFLSVIRAVAYRAQQRKTLHAVSKMVLVWVLAFLLYGPAIMAWEHIAGHSIVEKEECYAEFYYNWYFLITVSTVEFFTPFISVTFFNVSIYLNIHQRTQSRHALNKETQGGEPKGSSPDPLSELSTQDKELSQSKTMTSVPMGPCLELEGKAETSDLMNPGDLAPKEKGPEKSKGGEFSQRLLSMSKRTRAISQTSAQHFRLLRDKKVAKSLAIIVCTFGVCWAPYTLLMIIRAACNDSCISRYWYEVSFWLLWINSAINPVLYPLCHYSFRKAFMKLLCPKKLKMKASLRST, encoded by the exons ATGGACAGCTCCCATGGTTACCAGATGAACAGGTCAGACGCATTCGGTAAACCCGGACATTTATTTAGTTGTCCGTACTCTGCACTATGGGCAatcattatttgttttcttattgctTTGCTGGTCGTCGCCACGGTGTTGGGAAACGCTCTGGTCATGCTAGCATTCGTGGTGGACACAAGTCTTCGGACCCAGAACAACTTTTTCCTGCTAAATCTTGCAATTTCTGATTTTTTGGTTG GAGCATTTTGCATGCCTCTCTATATCCCCTATGTGCTGACTGGGAAATGGATCTTTGGCAAGACCCTCTGTAAACTATGGCTGGTCATGGATTACCTGCTCTGCACCTCTTCAGTGTTCAACATAGTGCTGGTCAGCTATGATCGATTCCTGTCAGTGATCCGGGCA GTTGCATACAGAGCCCAGCAAAGAAAGACTTTACATGCTGTTTCCAAGATGGTTCTGGTTTGGGTCCTAGCGTTCCTATTATATGGACCTGCTATCATGGCATGGGAGCACATTGCCGGCCACAGCATTGTTGAAAAGGAGGAGTGCTATGCTGAATTCTACTACAACTGGTACTTTCTGATCACAGTGTCCACTGTGGAGTTCTTCACCCCCTTCATCAGTGTGACCTTCTTCAATGTGAGCATATACCTGAACATCCACCAGCGGACCCAGTCTCGACATGCATTGAACAAGGAGACACAGGGCGGCGAGCCCAAAGGAAGCAGCCCAGATCCACTCTCTGAACTCAGTACACAAGACAAGGAGCTGAGCCAAAGCAAAACTATGACATCAGTGCCAATGGGTCCATGTCTGGAGCTGGAGGGCAAAGCTGAGACATCAGACTTGATGAATCCTGGAGACCTGGCACCCAAAGAGAAAGGACCCGAGAAAAGTAAAGGTGGCGAGTTCTCCCAGAGACTGCTCTCGATGAGCAAAAGGACGAGGGCCATTTCACAGACCAGTGCCCAACATTTCAGGCTACTAAGGGATAAGAAGGTGGCCAAATCTCTGGCCATCATTGTTTGCACATTTGGGGTCTGTTGGGCCCCATACACCTTGCTGATGATTATTCGGGCTGCCTGCAATGACAGCTGCATCTCCAGGTACTGGTACGAGGTGTCCTTCTGGTTGCTTTGGATCAACTCAGCCATCAACCCTGTCCTGTACCCACTGTGCCACTACAGTTTCAGGAAGGCTTTCATGAAGCTTCTGTGCCCGAAGAAGCTTAAAATGAAGGCTAGTTTACGAAGTACATGA
- the LOC121319363 gene encoding cadherin-like protein 26, with protein MTYSTDLASTMRAVLVIFILAAFHLGLHQAHINESSQTLQRHKRAWIIESYEIEEERAPKYFLGKIEIERKQNVRHKLSGMGIDKEPKNVMKIDESTGEIYVLKKVDREQYQYLTLTFLAINTIGETLDTELGVSIKITDINDNAPTFDHQIYTTTVKESQVQGGQLILVRAEDKDEWNTPNSTFTYKIVSQTPMTDNVLFYIDQAGIISFRGCIDYEKAQKYTLIVEAKDQGEKVQLSSSTTVIVDVEDENNHLPVQEGVKLVANVKERDSNVTLLRIKVSDRDKPHTPSWKAKYTIVSGNENKIYKILTDPDTNDGVLTLVKPLDFADGYLRELSVQVENETPFFSCSVKRVVADDLWEVDYTDPEAGSTGIGFKPKTLTVTVNVEDINDAPDFVPPIRTVYLEENDKVGKELQTFIAIDKDESLSSEFRYKVGEDPAGWVSIDPKTGSVIMTQLMDRESPFVINNTYIVILHAVDNGEPPMTGTGTLIIHLTDVNDCVPYLLTPHIDMCANETASMTKLAAQDDDEDPYSGPFSFNLLEKESLKGKWRLDPTHGYTVNLIKGEKVYSGIYILHLEISDRQGVSSKHNLTVTVCDCPTSAPVNCGTRRLGSSTTGASAVGSLFAALFLMLGVFCFALFFSCAPKTIETHDVGDCTMLPYHFEHPGSDCKLDQLVSKEPAKMIQNGSSAQEQEASIVGFPISNGSSRLKKLYYSAGHEQWRTEGSKMHMLSADRRGRWKQHTVSDNSMGYLTLSTVNRTTSARSSFAWKKNYAFNRNGVLNSMIRQRVDSLYSGQDDCLEYNPHPYADEGEEPEMLHLDVISIPDSEFSPDQLLDLGPRFKTLACICNPQAN; from the exons ATGACTTACAGTACTGATCTGGCTTCAACCATGAGGGCTGTTTTGGTGATTTTCATTCTAGCAGCATTT CACCTTGGTTTGCATCAAGCACACATAAATGAGTCTTCACAGACGCTGCAAAGGCACAAAAGAGCATGGATCATAGAGTCATATGAGATTGAGGAAGAGCGAGCACCCAAGTATTTTCTTGGCAAG ATTGAAATTGAACGCAAACAAAACGTGAGGCACAAATTGAGCGGGATGGGGATCGACAAAGAGCCAAAGAACGTCATGAAAATCGATGAAAGCACAGGGGAAATCTATGTACTGAAAAAAGTCGATCGTGAACAGTACCAATATTTAACT CTTACATTTCTAGCAATTAATACAATAGGTGAGACCCTGGACACTGAGCTTGGCGTTAGTATCAAAATCACGGATATCAATGACAATGCCCCCACTTTTGATCACCAAATCTACACGACAACAGTGAAGGAAAGTCAGGTTCAAG GTGGACAATTAATTTTGGTCAGAGCTGAGGACAAGGATGAGTGGAACACCCCAAACTCAACATTTACTTACAAAATAGTTTCTCAGACTCCTATGACAGACAATGTCCTGTTTTACATTGACCAGGCTGGTATCATTTCCTTCAGAGGGTGCATCGATTATGAG aaagcTCAGAAATATACACTTATAGTGGAAGCAAAGGACCAAGGTGAGAAGGTGCAGCTATCAAGTTCCACTACAGTTATTGTTGATGTTGAAGATGAAAACAATCACCTACCAGTCCAGGAAGGAGTTAAA TTGGTGGCAAATGTGAAGGAGCGGGACTCAAATGTGACTCTCCTCAGAATAAAGGTATCAGACAGAGATAAGCCTCACACTCCTAGCTGGAAAGCAAAATACACGATTGTAAGTGGAAATGAGAACAAAATCTACAAGATTCTCACCGACCCTGATACCAACGATGGAGTCCTGACCCTTGTGAAG CCCCTTGACTTTGCAGATGGTTATCTGAGGGAGCTCTCTGTCCAGGTGGAGAACGAGACACCTTTTTTCTCCTGCAGTGTAAAGAGGGTCGTAGCTGATGACCTCTGGGAAGTGGATTACACAGACCCTGAAGCAGGCTCAACAGGAATAGGGTTCAAACCAAAGACTCTGACAGTAACTGTCAACGTGGAAGACATCAACGACGCTCCAGACTTTGTGCCTCCCATCAGAACTGTCTATCTGGAGGAGAACGACAAAGTTGGAAAAGAATTGCAGACATTTATAGCAATAGACAAAGATGAGAGCTTGTCAAGTGAATTCAG GTACAAAGTGGGAGAAGATCCAGCAGGGTGGGTTTCTATTGACCCAAAAACGGGTTCTGTAATAATGACACAGCTAATGGACAGAGAGTCCCCTTTTGTGATAAATAATACTTACATAGTCATTCTCCATGCAGTCGACAATG GTGAACCCCCCATGACTGGAACAGGTACTTTGATCATCCACCTAACTGATGTCAACGACTGTGTCCCCTATCTGCTCACCCCTCACATAGACATGTGTGCGAACGAGACGGCCTCGATGACCAAGCTGGCTGCTCAGGACGATGATGAGGACCCCTACTCTGGACCGTTCAGCTTCAACCTGCTGGAAAAGGAAAGCCTGAAGGGGAAGTGGAGACTGGATCCCACCCACG GTTACACTGTGAATCTCATCAAAGGAGAAAAAGTTTACAGTGGAATTTACATCTTGCATTTGGAAATTAGTGACCGGCAAGGTGTGTCATCGAAACACAACCTGACAGTGACCGTGTGCGACTGCCCAACTTCGGCTCCGGTCAACTGTGGAACAAGGAGACTGGGCAGTTCGACAACGGGAGCCAGTGCCGTTGGGAGCTTGTTTGCGGCCCTGTTTTTAATGTTGG gtgtgttttgttttgcactaTTTTTTTCATGTGCTCCCAAAACAATAGAGACACATGATGTTGGTGATTGCACCATGTTGCCATACCATTTCGAGCATCCTGGCTCTGATTGCAAG ttAGATCAACTGGTTTCTAag GAACCAGCAAAAATGATTCAAAATGGGAGTAGTGCACAAGAACAAGAGGCGTCCATTGTGGGTTTTCCG aTTTCAAATGGATCAAGTAGACTTAAGAAGCTGTATTACAGTGCAGGTCATGAGCAGTGGAGGACAGAAGGCAGCAAGATGCACatg ctcagcGCTGACAGACGTGGAAGATGGAAACAGCACACAGTCAGTGACAATTCCATGGGTTATCTG ACACTATCTACAGTGAACAGAACAACATCAGCAAGATCATCATTTGCATGgaaaaaaaattatgcatttaaCAGAAATGGAGTTCTGAATTCTATGATAAGACAG AGAGTTGATTCATTATACTCTGGTCAAGATGACTGCCTCGAGTATAATCCTCACCCATATGCCGATGAAGGAGAAGAACCTGAAATGCTGCATCTTGATGTCATTTCCATTCCTGACAGCGAGTTCTCACCTGATCAGCTGCTAGACCTGGGGCCCAGGTTTAAAACCCTGGCATGCATTTGCAACCCTCAAGCTAACTAG